A stretch of Parachlamydia sp. AcF125 DNA encodes these proteins:
- the groL gene encoding chaperonin GroEL (60 kDa chaperone family; promotes refolding of misfolded polypeptides especially under stressful conditions; forms two stacked rings of heptamers to form a barrel-shaped 14mer; ends can be capped by GroES; misfolded proteins enter the barrel where they are refolded when GroES binds) has protein sequence MAAKNIKFKEDARQNILKGVRTLANAVKVTLGPKGRNVIIDKSYGAPHITKDGVTVAKEIELEDKHENMGAQMVKEVASKTADKAGDGTTTATVLAEAIFSEGLRNVAAGANPMDLKRGMEKAVKTIAKELETLSKPIKNQQEIAQVATISANNDPEIGKIIADAMEKVGKDGTITVEEAKGFETTLDVVKGMNFDRGYLSAYFMTNPETQECILENAYILIYEKKIAAIKELIPLLQTVAESGKPLLIIAEDVEGEALATLVVNRLRAGLKICAVKAPGFGDRRKAILEDIAILTGAQVISEELGMKLEQATIEMLGKANKVIVKKDDTTLIEGQGDKERLKDRVAQIKRQIEETESDYDREKLQERLAKLAGGVAVIRVGAATEVEMKEKKDRVDDAQHATAAAIEEGILPGGGVAFVRCIPALNKLASTLEGDEKTGVLLITRALSAPLRQIAENAGQEGSIILQEVEKLPVTHGYNALTGEYVDMFKSGIVDPKKVTRWALENAVSIASLLLTTEATVVEIPKEKAAPAMPAGMDY, from the coding sequence ATGGCTGCAAAGAATATCAAATTTAAAGAAGATGCGCGTCAAAATATTCTAAAAGGAGTCCGCACTTTAGCAAATGCTGTCAAAGTGACCCTCGGTCCAAAAGGACGCAATGTCATTATCGATAAATCTTATGGGGCTCCTCACATCACAAAAGACGGTGTAACAGTTGCCAAAGAAATCGAGTTAGAAGACAAGCATGAAAATATGGGCGCTCAAATGGTGAAAGAAGTCGCCAGCAAAACTGCCGATAAAGCTGGAGACGGAACCACAACGGCAACCGTCCTTGCAGAAGCCATCTTTAGTGAAGGGCTTCGCAACGTCGCAGCTGGGGCTAACCCCATGGATCTCAAACGAGGGATGGAAAAGGCTGTTAAAACAATTGCCAAAGAATTAGAAACTCTCAGCAAACCTATTAAAAACCAGCAAGAGATCGCTCAAGTCGCGACCATTTCTGCAAACAATGACCCTGAAATCGGGAAAATCATTGCAGATGCCATGGAAAAAGTGGGTAAAGATGGAACGATCACAGTAGAAGAAGCCAAAGGTTTTGAAACAACCTTAGATGTGGTAAAAGGTATGAACTTTGATCGCGGTTATTTGTCTGCTTACTTTATGACAAACCCAGAAACGCAAGAGTGTATTCTTGAAAATGCCTACATTTTAATTTACGAAAAGAAAATTGCAGCAATCAAAGAATTAATTCCTCTTTTACAAACTGTCGCAGAAAGTGGTAAACCTCTTTTGATTATTGCAGAAGATGTGGAAGGCGAAGCGTTGGCCACGCTTGTGGTGAACCGTTTAAGAGCTGGACTTAAAATTTGTGCTGTGAAAGCTCCTGGATTTGGTGATAGGCGCAAAGCAATCCTTGAGGACATCGCCATTTTGACAGGTGCTCAAGTGATTAGCGAAGAGCTTGGAATGAAGCTCGAACAAGCCACCATTGAGATGCTGGGAAAAGCAAACAAAGTGATTGTCAAAAAGGATGACACAACCTTGATCGAAGGGCAAGGCGATAAAGAACGTCTAAAAGATCGAGTGGCCCAAATTAAGCGTCAAATTGAAGAAACAGAATCTGACTACGACCGAGAAAAATTACAAGAACGGCTTGCAAAACTGGCAGGTGGCGTTGCTGTGATTCGCGTAGGTGCTGCCACTGAAGTAGAAATGAAAGAGAAAAAAGATCGCGTAGATGATGCTCAGCACGCCACAGCCGCAGCGATTGAAGAAGGAATTCTTCCCGGCGGTGGAGTGGCATTTGTTCGCTGCATCCCTGCCCTGAATAAACTCGCCTCAACTCTTGAAGGCGATGAAAAAACGGGCGTCCTCCTTATTACGCGTGCGCTTTCAGCTCCCCTTCGCCAAATTGCAGAAAATGCTGGACAGGAAGGCTCTATCATTTTGCAAGAGGTAGAAAAACTACCCGTCACTCACGGCTATAACGCTTTGACTGGCGAATATGTAGATATGTTCAAATCAGGCATTGTAGATCCTAAGAAAGTCACTCGCTGGGCATTAGAAAATGCCGTATCGATTGCTTCCCTCTTGTTGACCACAGAGGCCACTGTAGTGGAAATTCCCAAAGAAAAGGCAGCGCCAGCAATGCCAGCAGGAATGGATTACTAA
- the pepF gene encoding oligoendopeptidase F produces the protein MTVKPRNLVDSKDCWNVEALYPSFQTWQNAFTETIGENPHPSWPDIDAFKGRLAESPQTLKSLLDLLFKHEEKLSKLYTYAHLRNDEDIAHDPHKAGYNKIAGVMHDFNQATAWIEPELLSQNVEKLHTLLHSPILASYKFFLEKILRKKEHTLSSEAEALCAMAAKAMQTPYKAFHALNDADFDFGAVADSQGEQKPLTHGTYGIYLREHDPLLRKNAFNQLHGQYLKYENSLSELLQGAVQSHLFHAHSHRYATCLDAALFPKNIDTQVYKALIQAVNEELPSLHRYMSLRRRILGLESLHLYDMYVPLIKEVEMKISYPEAEDLIIDSVAPLGAEYQNLLRKGLKEERWVDRYENKNKRSGAYSSGCYGSMPYILMNYRGLLNDAFTLAHEAGHSMHSLLSRTSQPYHYSDYPIFLAEVASTFNEDLLTRLLFERAKTKEEKIYLINQKIEDIRSTLFRQTMFAEFELFIHERAENNEPLTPATMKQAYRKLNEKYFGSETVIHTEAEIEWARIPHFYYNFYVFQYATGISAALALADKVVTEGKPAREAYLQFLKGGSSGYPIEMLQAAGVDMQTPKPVKSAIHKFDEYVKLLEQLLFS, from the coding sequence ATGACTGTCAAACCCAGAAATTTAGTCGATTCGAAAGACTGTTGGAATGTAGAAGCTTTATACCCTTCTTTTCAAACTTGGCAAAACGCTTTTACCGAGACGATTGGGGAAAATCCACACCCTTCTTGGCCTGATATCGATGCTTTTAAAGGCCGCTTAGCAGAGAGCCCCCAAACCTTAAAATCCTTGCTCGATCTTCTATTTAAGCATGAAGAAAAACTTTCTAAACTCTACACCTATGCGCATTTAAGAAATGACGAAGATATCGCACACGACCCACATAAGGCAGGATATAATAAGATTGCCGGAGTTATGCATGACTTTAATCAAGCGACTGCATGGATTGAACCTGAACTTTTATCTCAAAATGTGGAAAAACTCCATACGCTTCTCCATTCCCCTATTTTAGCTTCCTATAAGTTTTTTCTCGAAAAAATTTTAAGAAAAAAAGAGCATACCCTCTCTTCGGAAGCAGAAGCCCTCTGTGCAATGGCTGCTAAAGCTATGCAAACACCTTATAAAGCTTTCCACGCCCTTAATGATGCCGATTTTGATTTTGGAGCGGTGGCAGATAGCCAAGGGGAACAAAAACCTTTAACCCATGGAACTTATGGAATTTATTTAAGGGAGCATGATCCACTCCTCAGAAAAAATGCTTTCAATCAGTTACACGGCCAATATCTTAAATATGAAAACTCTCTTAGCGAACTCTTACAAGGAGCAGTTCAAAGCCATTTATTTCATGCCCATTCTCACCGCTATGCCACTTGTTTAGATGCCGCCTTATTTCCAAAAAACATCGATACCCAAGTGTATAAAGCCCTGATCCAAGCGGTCAATGAAGAGCTTCCCTCTCTTCATCGTTATATGAGTTTACGTCGTCGAATATTAGGATTAGAATCTTTGCATTTATACGACATGTACGTCCCTCTCATTAAAGAAGTGGAAATGAAAATTTCCTATCCCGAAGCAGAGGATTTGATTATCGACTCCGTAGCGCCTCTAGGCGCCGAATACCAAAATCTTTTGCGCAAAGGTTTGAAGGAAGAGCGCTGGGTTGATCGCTATGAGAATAAAAATAAAAGATCGGGGGCTTACTCAAGCGGATGCTATGGCAGCATGCCCTATATTCTCATGAATTATAGAGGTCTTTTAAATGACGCTTTTACACTTGCTCATGAAGCGGGTCATAGTATGCACAGTCTCCTTTCCCGAACTTCTCAACCTTATCACTATAGCGATTACCCCATTTTCTTAGCGGAGGTTGCTTCAACCTTTAACGAAGACCTTTTAACCCGACTACTTTTTGAACGTGCCAAGACCAAAGAAGAAAAAATCTATCTTATCAACCAAAAAATTGAAGATATTCGCTCTACTTTATTCCGCCAAACCATGTTTGCTGAATTTGAGCTTTTCATTCACGAGAGGGCAGAAAATAACGAGCCCTTAACCCCCGCAACCATGAAACAAGCCTATCGGAAATTAAATGAAAAATATTTTGGAAGTGAAACAGTGATCCATACTGAAGCAGAAATTGAATGGGCCCGTATTCCCCACTTTTACTATAATTTTTATGTTTTCCAATATGCCACAGGAATCAGTGCGGCTTTGGCTTTAGCCGATAAGGTAGTGACGGAGGGAAAACCCGCGCGCGAAGCCTATTTGCAATTTTTAAAGGGTGGATCAAGCGGATATCCTATTGAAATGCTGCAAGCTGCAGGAGTCGACATGCAAACTCCTAAGCCTGTAAAATCCGCTATCCATAAATTTGACGAATACGTGAAGTTGTTGGAGCAACTTTTATTTTCTTAG
- a CDS encoding MazG nucleotide pyrophosphohydrolase domain-containing protein, which produces MPEASQNNDLFKLVEKFETNAQNFGFYWEHIDQLIEQIHSECLEVQEAWQQKDRAHLQEEIGDLIQASICLAVFCHFDPHDTLLKSVEKFQKRYAAMVALVKNDGYVNLQNQPMEVLMQYWNKAKKESL; this is translated from the coding sequence ATGCCTGAAGCTTCGCAGAATAATGACTTATTTAAACTTGTTGAAAAATTTGAAACAAATGCTCAGAATTTCGGATTTTATTGGGAACATATCGACCAATTAATTGAACAAATTCACAGTGAATGCCTTGAGGTTCAAGAAGCATGGCAGCAAAAGGATAGAGCTCATTTACAAGAAGAGATCGGAGATCTGATACAAGCCTCTATCTGCCTTGCGGTCTTTTGCCATTTTGACCCGCATGATACTTTGTTAAAAAGTGTGGAAAAATTTCAAAAAAGATACGCAGCTATGGTTGCGTTGGTTAAGAATGATGGCTACGTTAACTTGCAAAACCAACCCATGGAAGTTCTGATGCAATACTGGAATAAAGCTAAAAAAGAAAGCCTTTAA
- a CDS encoding DUF2165 domain-containing protein — MIKIQHLKIFVLAVIAAFFSLVTLNNIVDYETNHWCVQSTLAMESVQASNVVWRAIQSPWVITSAYILIILVEATIALLCWLSVILMLLKRGGKRLGLLSLTLAFGLFMLGFVVIAGEWFYMWQHSALADMQQKAAVFAVVMLNSMLFVAYEEP, encoded by the coding sequence TTGATAAAAATACAACACTTAAAAATATTTGTTCTAGCAGTAATCGCAGCTTTTTTCTCCCTGGTTACCCTCAATAACATCGTAGATTATGAAACCAACCATTGGTGCGTTCAAAGCACTCTAGCGATGGAAAGCGTCCAAGCCTCCAATGTAGTGTGGCGAGCCATTCAGTCACCTTGGGTTATCACCTCGGCTTACATCCTTATTATCCTCGTTGAAGCCACTATAGCCTTGCTCTGCTGGCTTTCGGTTATTTTGATGTTGTTAAAACGCGGTGGAAAACGGTTGGGACTGTTAAGCCTAACACTTGCTTTTGGACTATTTATGTTGGGATTTGTCGTTATCGCTGGAGAATGGTTTTATATGTGGCAACACTCCGCCTTAGCAGACATGCAGCAAAAAGCAGCTGTCTTTGCCGTAGTTATGTTAAATAGCATGCTTTTTGTCGCATACGAGGAACCTTAA
- a CDS encoding bifunctional nuclease domain-containing protein, giving the protein MHSELIPLSFDKIMQTRSYTVVILGSGQKRFAIYTDPTTGRNLQMYLTGLEKSRPLTHDLIDSILQGLEVKILQVVITDLQDTVYFARLFLEQTVGELRHILEIDARPSDCLTLALMNNVPVYCTREVLEKTIAVEE; this is encoded by the coding sequence ATGCATTCTGAATTAATCCCGTTGTCGTTTGATAAGATTATGCAAACCCGTTCGTATACAGTGGTGATTTTAGGGAGTGGTCAGAAGCGATTTGCCATTTACACCGATCCCACGACAGGGCGGAATTTACAAATGTATTTAACAGGCTTAGAAAAATCTCGTCCCCTCACCCACGATTTGATTGATTCAATTTTGCAAGGGTTAGAGGTTAAAATCCTGCAAGTCGTGATTACCGATTTACAAGATACCGTTTACTTTGCTCGTTTATTTCTTGAACAAACTGTTGGAGAGCTGCGACATATTTTAGAAATTGATGCTCGACCAAGCGACTGCCTCACTCTGGCGCTCATGAACAACGTTCCCGTTTATTGCACGCGAGAAGTTTTAGAAAAAACAATTGCCGTGGAAGAATAA
- a CDS encoding caspase family protein, whose protein sequence is MRIAPIFIILALIFKTCAEAGDLHAIIVADTIAANISQSVKMDLKKIEAEISKISLFANLPMRKYLMIGEKITSSEILSTIQNLSVGEDDVILFYFSGHGYRTKRKESPWPNLYVTYENNGADFDLIVRTLENKHSRLLIVFADVCNNIIPDLFAPPLVARSMSMENLATILDAYSALFCECRGKILLAGAKTGEFAWCTVDGGLFTNAWVHCMAKEVKKGGAASWQALIEQAILKVQVDQQPYFYIELK, encoded by the coding sequence ATGCGTATAGCTCCTATTTTTATTATTTTAGCTTTAATTTTTAAGACCTGCGCAGAAGCGGGGGATTTGCATGCGATTATAGTGGCGGATACGATTGCAGCAAATATTAGCCAGTCTGTTAAAATGGACTTAAAAAAAATAGAAGCGGAGATTTCCAAAATTTCTCTGTTTGCTAATCTTCCTATGCGCAAGTATCTAATGATAGGAGAAAAAATCACCTCCTCAGAGATATTATCCACTATCCAGAACCTCTCAGTGGGGGAGGACGATGTGATTTTATTCTATTTTTCCGGGCACGGTTATCGGACAAAAAGGAAAGAAAGCCCTTGGCCTAATCTTTATGTGACATATGAAAATAACGGAGCTGATTTTGATTTAATTGTCAGGACCCTTGAAAACAAACATTCCCGCTTGCTGATCGTCTTCGCGGATGTTTGCAACAATATCATTCCTGATTTGTTCGCTCCCCCTTTAGTGGCGAGAAGTATGAGTATGGAAAACCTTGCAACAATCCTCGACGCTTATTCCGCCTTGTTTTGCGAGTGTCGAGGAAAAATTTTACTTGCAGGTGCAAAGACGGGAGAGTTTGCCTGGTGTACAGTGGACGGAGGCCTATTTACGAATGCTTGGGTACACTGCATGGCTAAAGAAGTTAAAAAAGGGGGAGCGGCTAGCTGGCAAGCTCTAATTGAGCAAGCAATCCTTAAGGTTCAAGTTGACCAACAGCCTTACTTTTATATTGAACTCAAATAA
- the tyrS gene encoding tyrosine--tRNA ligase, whose protein sequence is MQNVIDILQERGFIEAMTSHNLREITSEPLKVYCGFDPTAASLHLGNMVAIMGLAWFQRCGHTPIAIVGGATGMIGDPSGRSKERNILDDHTVQQNLRGIKKNIETVLKFSSKTTELTILNNYEWFKGFTLIDFLRDTGKYFRVGTMLAKDSVKKRLDSEEGLSFTEFSYQLLQGYDFLHLYDHYGVTLEMGGSDQWGNITAGIDLVRKVRGKAVHGLTFPLLTRSDGKKFGKSEQGAIWLSSEMLSPYEFYQYLFRVADADVIKMMKILTFMEMEEIRSYEKMMTQSDYVANTAQRKLAEEVTRIVHGEEGLRIALKVTEGAAPGTTTSLDAEMLNSLADNMPNYTLSLDHILNRRLVDVVSEVTPERSKGDLRKLIRNGGVYLNNLRVEEENYILTPEALIEGNLMLVAFGKKNKILIRVS, encoded by the coding sequence ATGCAAAATGTCATAGATATTCTTCAAGAACGAGGCTTTATAGAAGCCATGACAAGTCACAACCTTCGAGAGATTACTTCAGAACCTTTAAAGGTTTATTGTGGATTTGATCCTACGGCGGCAAGTTTGCATTTAGGTAACATGGTCGCCATTATGGGACTAGCATGGTTTCAGCGTTGTGGGCATACTCCTATCGCTATTGTAGGAGGGGCGACAGGGATGATAGGAGATCCTTCAGGTCGTAGCAAGGAACGAAATATTTTGGATGACCATACAGTTCAGCAGAACTTACGCGGGATTAAAAAAAATATAGAAACCGTGTTAAAATTTTCATCCAAAACAACCGAATTAACGATTCTCAATAATTATGAATGGTTTAAGGGATTTACGCTGATTGATTTTTTGCGAGACACGGGAAAATATTTTCGTGTAGGCACCATGCTCGCTAAAGATAGCGTTAAAAAACGTTTGGATTCTGAGGAAGGACTAAGCTTTACCGAGTTTAGCTATCAGCTTTTACAAGGATACGATTTTTTGCATCTTTACGACCATTATGGGGTAACGCTCGAAATGGGAGGAAGCGATCAATGGGGAAATATTACCGCAGGTATAGACCTTGTTCGCAAAGTGAGAGGTAAAGCTGTGCATGGCCTGACTTTTCCCCTTTTAACGCGAAGCGATGGAAAAAAATTCGGAAAGTCGGAGCAAGGGGCGATCTGGTTATCTTCCGAAATGCTCTCTCCCTATGAATTTTACCAATATTTATTTCGCGTGGCGGATGCAGATGTGATCAAAATGATGAAGATCCTTACATTTATGGAAATGGAGGAGATTCGCAGTTATGAGAAAATGATGACCCAAAGCGACTATGTGGCTAACACGGCTCAACGCAAACTTGCGGAAGAGGTTACGCGTATTGTGCATGGAGAAGAAGGACTGCGTATAGCCCTTAAAGTCACCGAGGGAGCGGCCCCGGGGACAACCACTTCCTTAGACGCAGAAATGCTGAATAGCTTAGCCGACAATATGCCCAATTATACTCTTTCCCTTGATCATATTCTCAATCGCCGTTTAGTCGACGTGGTGAGCGAAGTTACTCCAGAACGGAGCAAAGGAGATTTAAGGAAATTAATTCGAAATGGAGGGGTCTACCTTAACAACTTGAGGGTGGAAGAAGAAAATTATATTTTAACACCTGAAGCCTTGATCGAGGGAAACCTTATGTTGGTAGCTTTTGGTAAAAAAAATAAAATTCTTATTCGAGTTTCTTAA
- a CDS encoding co-chaperone GroES, with protein sequence MAQAEELKATQGKNTLKPLGNRVLVRRLETEEKLKGGIILPDTAKKKQEQAEVIAVGTGKKDKNGKLIPSPVKVGDIVLMEKYSGQEVTLGDQEYVIVRGDDLIAIIQQ encoded by the coding sequence ATGGCTCAAGCAGAAGAATTGAAAGCGACTCAAGGTAAAAATACCCTTAAGCCGCTCGGCAATCGTGTTTTAGTTCGTCGCCTAGAAACAGAAGAAAAGCTTAAAGGCGGAATCATTCTTCCTGACACTGCAAAGAAAAAACAAGAACAAGCAGAAGTCATTGCCGTTGGAACAGGAAAAAAAGATAAAAATGGCAAGCTCATCCCCTCTCCTGTAAAAGTGGGGGATATTGTTCTGATGGAAAAATACTCGGGTCAAGAAGTGACTCTTGGCGATCAAGAATACGTCATCGTGCGTGGAGATGACTTGATAGCTATCATCCAGCAATAA
- the rpiA gene encoding ribose-5-phosphate isomerase RpiA → MSNAISRAKEAAGQAAAELIKEGMLVGLGTGSTAHYFIKALGQRCREGLQIQAIASSEHSAVLAQEQKIPLLPANQVSYLDITIDGADQIDSQKRMIKGGGGALLREKILAFISKEMVVIIDSSKIVEQFGSFPLPVEIIPFAYQATIKKLDTFGYKGKLREKEGSPYVSDNGNYIFDVSLSGPCSTPEEDNQKIQSIPGVVETGFFSGLAGRVLIGFPDGRVEIRS, encoded by the coding sequence ATGTCAAATGCTATTTCTCGGGCTAAAGAAGCTGCCGGCCAAGCCGCAGCTGAACTTATAAAAGAGGGGATGCTTGTAGGATTAGGAACAGGCTCAACCGCCCATTATTTTATTAAAGCTTTAGGGCAACGTTGCCGAGAAGGATTGCAAATTCAAGCCATCGCTTCATCCGAACATTCTGCGGTTTTAGCTCAAGAACAAAAAATTCCCCTTCTCCCTGCTAACCAAGTCTCCTATTTAGACATAACAATTGACGGGGCAGACCAGATCGATTCTCAAAAAAGGATGATTAAAGGAGGGGGAGGCGCATTATTGCGCGAAAAAATTCTAGCTTTTATCAGTAAAGAAATGGTGGTGATTATTGATTCCTCTAAAATTGTGGAACAATTCGGGTCTTTTCCCCTCCCCGTAGAAATCATTCCATTTGCTTACCAAGCAACTATTAAAAAATTAGACACGTTTGGCTACAAAGGAAAGTTGCGCGAAAAAGAGGGAAGCCCTTATGTCTCGGATAATGGTAATTATATTTTCGATGTTTCTTTATCGGGACCGTGCTCAACACCTGAAGAAGATAACCAAAAAATTCAGTCTATTCCTGGAGTCGTGGAAACAGGCTTTTTCTCTGGATTAGCAGGACGTGTGTTAATTGGCTTCCCAGATGGGCGAGTTGAAATTCGTTCGTGA
- a CDS encoding HU family DNA-binding protein, producing the protein MTTTLAKKSTMTKKKLINSIAQEKQIHPNDVRNVIQAFLDRMTEALAEGERLEFRDFGVFEVVERKQKIGRNPKNAAVPIIIPARSAVKFTPGKKMRKLIEK; encoded by the coding sequence ATGACAACAACTCTTGCAAAAAAAAGCACGATGACAAAAAAGAAGCTCATCAATTCAATCGCCCAGGAAAAGCAAATTCATCCAAATGATGTGAGAAATGTCATTCAAGCTTTTCTAGACAGAATGACAGAAGCCTTAGCGGAAGGGGAAAGGCTCGAATTTCGTGATTTTGGGGTATTTGAAGTGGTTGAGCGCAAACAAAAAATTGGCCGTAATCCTAAAAATGCTGCCGTGCCTATTATCATTCCAGCGCGTTCTGCAGTGAAATTTACTCCTGGTAAAAAGATGCGCAAACTTATTGAAAAATAA
- a CDS encoding Nif3-like dinuclear metal center hexameric protein: protein MTLQELSEYLETLLKIPGLVDYCPNGLQVEGHDQIKRIGIAVSASLETIQQASRLNCQALIVHHGLFWERDEFPIVGSKQKKLALLLKHGISLIAYHLPLDAHAEFGNNWKAAKDLGWLDLKPFGFFNKVPIGVRGKILPQKREAFQEKLELYYEHPAHVALGGKEMVETVGLISGGAYRSIVEAAKEKLDCFITGSFDEPTWHQAYEEKINFFALGHAATERIGPRALGEHLKCKFSVDCCFIDVFNPF from the coding sequence ATTACATTACAAGAACTATCTGAGTACCTTGAGACTCTGTTGAAAATTCCTGGTTTGGTAGACTACTGCCCAAATGGGCTACAAGTAGAGGGCCATGACCAGATTAAGCGCATAGGAATAGCTGTCTCTGCGAGCTTAGAAACAATCCAGCAAGCTTCCCGCTTAAATTGTCAGGCCTTAATTGTGCATCATGGGCTTTTTTGGGAGCGGGATGAGTTTCCCATCGTAGGAAGTAAACAAAAAAAACTCGCTTTGCTTTTGAAGCATGGGATTTCTTTGATCGCTTATCATTTGCCTTTGGATGCTCATGCCGAATTTGGAAATAACTGGAAAGCTGCAAAAGATTTAGGATGGTTAGATTTAAAACCTTTTGGCTTTTTTAATAAGGTTCCGATTGGCGTTCGAGGGAAAATTTTGCCTCAAAAGAGAGAAGCTTTCCAAGAAAAATTAGAGCTTTATTACGAGCATCCAGCGCATGTCGCTTTAGGCGGAAAAGAAATGGTGGAAACAGTGGGTTTGATTTCAGGAGGGGCTTATCGTTCAATTGTGGAGGCGGCAAAGGAAAAACTAGACTGTTTTATTACGGGAAGTTTTGATGAGCCAACTTGGCACCAAGCATATGAGGAAAAAATAAACTTTTTCGCATTAGGTCACGCTGCCACAGAAAGAATTGGTCCCCGGGCGTTAGGAGAGCATTTAAAATGCAAGTTTTCAGTAGATTGTTGCTTTATTGATGTTTTCAATCCTTTTTAA
- a CDS encoding HPr family phosphocarrier protein, with protein MSIQNPMERCKAKGIFVVRNERGLHTRPSTEIVKCAAGFKADVWLTYQGTEVNAKSLLGILMLAATRGSRISVTAVGVDAQQAVETLLDLARNKFNINY; from the coding sequence ATGTCGATACAAAACCCTATGGAAAGATGCAAGGCTAAGGGGATATTTGTAGTTCGAAATGAACGGGGACTTCATACACGCCCTTCAACTGAAATTGTGAAGTGTGCAGCAGGTTTCAAAGCGGATGTTTGGTTAACCTATCAAGGAACTGAGGTAAATGCAAAGTCTCTTTTGGGAATTTTGATGTTAGCAGCAACCCGGGGCTCCCGCATTTCTGTTACAGCAGTGGGAGTTGATGCTCAGCAAGCTGTTGAAACCCTTTTAGACCTCGCACGCAATAAATTTAATATCAATTACTAG